Within Vigna unguiculata cultivar IT97K-499-35 chromosome 2, ASM411807v1, whole genome shotgun sequence, the genomic segment cagACACAATACATGATGGACACGGATACATGATCCAAATTGAAGTATCAGTGCATCATAAGTTTTATTGTATAGAATAAAAAGTTAATAGCTTTTGTCTTTGTGTGCATAAAAGTTATATGTTGTGCatcaactttaatttttagtgtacACTTTATTTATACtcgttaattttataataaaaacttattctTCATTTATAAATGACCGCATAACTCATTCTTCATAATTCATTAAAgtcaaataacattttaaacaaGAAATgctagaaagaaagaaaaaaattctaagttaaatattttttactattataattaatcaAACTTTATCGTTTAGTTTAATCTCTTacaaattatgaatattttgaaatgtttgaTCATTTAGTATGTATTTTTGATCCAATTATGTTTGGATTCTACCTTATCATTATTTTTgcagttttttcttctttctcctccatactttcttcttctatcctttaatctaaaataatagttaaaagaCCTTTATCACAATATACTTCGAATATTCAAATAGCATAATGTGCTATAGAATTTCGAAATCCAAAAACTGGTTATGGATCAAATTACGTAATCCAAAACAATATTTGTAGTTTCataatctataattaaattacttaatttaaaataagattaaatgtCATACACCAAGTTTAGattcataaaaacaatttagGAAATCTTATAAGTGCTGTTACGTTTTGGTTTTGTCCCCTCTCCCAACTTCAGCGAACATGaaatcatttaaatttgaataaaaaaatttatgatgcactagtctttttttaattgtatttagaTTAAGCCTTATTAGGCCAGTTACTATGTAGCCTTGTAGCAAGCTTTTAGTAGGGCTTATGTCCTTATAAGACAGTTGTAGTTGTAACTATCAAATAGTTAGAGGTAAATACTTATTGTTTAGACAATTAAAGTCTACCTCTTCAGTCATTCTACTAATGTTGGAAACCATTTAGTAGTCATTTTCTTGCGAAACATTAGTCGACCCCACAGTAAGCGTCAATTGTTCTTACAAGGCCAAAGTAGTACCTCATAAAGATTAAAAGACTTTTGAATGGATTTCTCTCTTGTAGGTGGTAGTCATCCTCTAAGTTCTTGTCCTTTTGTAGCTCAAAGTGTGTGGAGGTACTTGCAAAAAATAATCCAACGCTCAAGTCAACAAAAAGCTTTTCTTCTACGATCAAATATCTAGGATTAGAAATTAATGACGAAAGTGAGTCTAATTATCTAGGACTACGTgtatttatactaattttttaagGATCATTACCTGGCATTTTATAGTATGACGTGGATTCTAACTTGGTCATGGATTTGGGCCTAGTTATGGGCTTTGTGGGCCTAACATTGGAGCCCAATCTGCTGGAGAGTCTGCTCGATATTTAACAAATTCTTCCAATTTACGTCTATGGAGAAGGGTTTCATACTTATCGTTTTACCGACACGTGCCCTACTTTTGGTCGAGTGTCCTGCTATTTGGCCGCCTACTTTTTATTTGTCTTACTTGGGCTATTAAGTACCCGGTCTGGACTCTTGGATACAACCGTTAACTAGCCGATTATCAGAGGTGTATTAGGCTTTCCAGCCTTTTATGGGTTATTTTGCTTCTAGGTTTATAGTTGACCTTCCTTTTGGGAGATGGACAAGTTCCTAGCCTAAGGTCTAGCTATTAATCGGGAATTGGTCGACCCTATATGGTACATATTGGATTCAGACTAAAAAACTATGTTTTTGATTTGTTCATAAATTAGAGATAAGTATCATTCTTAAGTTTAGGAAAAATTAAgctataataaatatatgcCAACAAGtatcatttcaattatttataaataagattatAGGTACTcaattaaatgatataaatttacCATGTTGTATATAAGGTTAGatagataatatttataaaaaattaattagataaaaacTATGTCAAAACTTTATAATAGAAATTAGAATTAGATAGTTTTCacaattagtttatatatatatatatatatatatatatatatatatatatatatggagaaAGAGATAAAGTTATTTGATATTAATGATGTGAATGACTTTGGGTAAGTTtgatgtgtaaatatatatagttatcatGTTACAATATCATTTACTcaatcttatttaattattttgtattgtgttctcttaaaaaatatcaaggtggtgtaggaaaaaaaatctaaaaattatattacgaaaattatgtgttttttttcttttttatttatatatttaaaaatgtaatatgaaCATTTACTAAATAAGATGGAAAATAACATATAtgttacattatattttatttcaaacttCCTTAcctacaaatattaataaattgtgGACAAGGATTCAATTATATAAgtctttgttaatttttgttttgaatattaaTGTTAGCACGTAGATTTAAATTATGAGATAAAGACTCCGAAATTATGGTTGAATTAGCAAATATTAAGGAAAGTTctttttgaaatagtttttaatCGTCCAAATAAGGTGGATGGACATGGTGACCACACAAAGACAAAACAAAATCTCATTCGTTGTCTTATAAAATGATTCCATAGCACCATCATTCTTTCATCACAAGGGGAACAACATCAATAacccataaaataaaaaatccattAATCACCATGGCAAGGtcatttgttgttgttgtcctCTTTGTCTCAGTTTTGTGCTTCTCCTCTACATTGGCTCGCAAAATATCTGAAAAATTCTATGTTGAAGGCAAGATTTATTGTGATCCTTGCCACTTTGCATTTGAGTCTAGACTCAGCTTCCCCTTATCAGGTAACTTTCCCTAATCATGCAACACCCAATTCATTTACAGTTATACATGTTACAATTTATCATGATGAAGTTTATGTCCCTATCATAAGCCATTGATGAAGCATAAGGAATGCTTGAAAATGTGTTTGTAGGTGTGAATGTGACTCTGGAATGCATCAACGAACAGAATAACACAATGACTTATAAGAAGGATAGCACAACTGATGCAAATGGCTTATACCGCATCCCTGTCCGTGGTGATCATCAGGATGACATTTGTGTGGTGGTTGCAAAGTCACCAAATGAGGGAGAATGCCAAGAGGCAATGCCAAACAAGTCTGATAGGATCATCCTCACCAACAACATGGGTGCTACCTCTAGGGAACGCTTTGTAAATCCCCTTGGGTTCATGACAGAAACAATTGATTCTCAATGCAACATCGTTGTTCACGAATTAGGACTCGACAACCGTGATGACTAAGtggaatagaaaattttattaaactcCACCCACAAGTCAAAAAATGTATCATTTTGGATCAATTGtcttatatcattttaattaaccATTATCCATGATGTTTGTTATTTGCAAACacatta encodes:
- the LOC114174721 gene encoding olee1-like protein; protein product: MARSFVVVVLFVSVLCFSSTLARKISEKFYVEGKIYCDPCHFAFESRLSFPLSGVNVTLECINEQNNTMTYKKDSTTDANGLYRIPVRGDHQDDICVVVAKSPNEGECQEAMPNKSDRIILTNNMGATSRERFVNPLGFMTETIDSQCNIVVHELGLDNRDD